One genomic region from Spirulina subsalsa PCC 9445 encodes:
- a CDS encoding CO2 hydration protein: MVQSPPQPTKNPLPPSQHPYAEIVHRLEAGGSMLPDTPENLMQIIGIYKAYAVPMDFYWRDLLYIAEQVFLNPLPAFKYFLPQSYLDRPNSYAGEQSELRVWRGEAGAHPELLEFMQRGETRQMPKLFHHLWHDRINMEFAEACMRAMLWHQGMGGGFYDYLESEEYIANCDRAIRAYFKGNPLMLGLYKLFPTLFLEQVRQLSYYANLGLFWEVMAPVFFEMSDLYDEGQLTSVPAAMEFLVNGIFAVASRPIYHHVYIRGECYEIIPKSQGFTWLYEAALPYVEAVFYRTAPFRGTKSYNAQAKQVPSEQKDFHYGILYADVFPVGSAGIPPTLLMQDMSHFLPSYLRDYYQQHCRGEDDQLIQLGITFQRSMYNVTSAVIQALRQATCYPLDDPDPEHLQKNREFFEAQLDRFLRPEARLADIQRPDYR, translated from the coding sequence ATGGTTCAATCCCCTCCCCAACCTACCAAAAACCCCCTCCCCCCCTCCCAGCATCCCTATGCTGAGATTGTCCACCGTCTGGAAGCCGGGGGCTCCATGCTTCCCGACACCCCAGAAAACCTGATGCAAATTATCGGCATTTATAAAGCCTATGCCGTCCCCATGGACTTCTACTGGCGGGACTTACTCTATATTGCCGAGCAAGTCTTTCTCAATCCCCTACCCGCCTTTAAATATTTTCTCCCCCAATCCTACTTAGACCGTCCGAATAGTTATGCTGGAGAACAGTCAGAACTGCGAGTCTGGCGGGGGGAAGCGGGGGCGCATCCTGAACTGTTGGAATTTATGCAACGGGGCGAAACGCGCCAGATGCCTAAGCTATTCCATCACCTCTGGCATGATCGGATTAACATGGAATTTGCAGAAGCCTGTATGCGGGCTATGCTGTGGCATCAAGGCATGGGGGGCGGCTTTTATGACTACCTCGAAAGTGAAGAGTATATCGCCAATTGCGATCGCGCCATCCGAGCCTACTTTAAAGGGAATCCCTTGATGCTCGGACTCTATAAACTCTTCCCCACCCTGTTCTTAGAACAGGTGCGCCAACTCTCCTACTATGCCAATCTCGGACTCTTCTGGGAAGTCATGGCCCCCGTCTTCTTTGAAATGTCCGACCTCTACGACGAAGGCCAATTAACCAGCGTCCCCGCCGCCATGGAATTCCTCGTCAACGGGATTTTTGCCGTCGCCAGTCGTCCCATTTACCATCACGTTTATATCCGAGGGGAATGTTACGAAATCATCCCCAAATCCCAAGGATTTACTTGGCTCTATGAAGCCGCCCTGCCCTATGTAGAAGCCGTGTTTTACCGCACCGCACCCTTCCGAGGCACAAAATCCTACAACGCCCAAGCCAAACAAGTTCCCTCAGAACAAAAAGACTTTCACTATGGCATTCTCTACGCCGATGTTTTCCCCGTCGGCAGTGCAGGCATTCCCCCCACCTTACTAATGCAGGATATGTCCCATTTCCTGCCCTCCTATTTACGGGACTATTACCAACAACATTGTCGGGGAGAAGATGACCAATTAATCCAGTTAGGGATTACCTTCCAGCGTTCCATGTATAACGTCACCTCCGCCGTCATCCAAGCCCTACGTCAAGCCACCTGCTATCCCCTTGATGACCCGGATCCTGAGCATTTACAAAAAAATCGGGAATTCTTCGAGGCCCAGTTAGATCGTTTTCTGCGTCCTGAAGCTCGATTAGCCGATATCCAGCGTCCCGACTATCGTTAA